One stretch of Cygnus olor isolate bCygOlo1 chromosome 1, bCygOlo1.pri.v2, whole genome shotgun sequence DNA includes these proteins:
- the BOC gene encoding brother of CDO isoform X5, which yields MAMTRGKKRPMSPVPCLLLAAASCFAQLSESLQVTVQPASIVQKFGGPVSLGCVVDPPGVNLTWRLNGKELAGSDEALGIHVERGKLVVAALNNHTVGRYQCIARVPEGVIASVPAVVTLANLKDFKFDGQHVIEVDEGNTAVIACDLPESHPKAQVRYSVKHEWLEASRDNYLIMPSGNLQIVNASQEDEGTYKCAAYNPVTQEVKTSVSSERLRVRRSTAEAARIIYPPEAQTIIVTKGQSLILECVASGIPPPRVTWAKDGSSVSAFNKTRFLLSNLLIDPTSEEDSGTYSCTADNGVGEARAAFIFYNVQVFEPPEVTMELSQQIIPWGQSAKFTCEVRGNPQPSVVWLRNAVPLSASHRLRLSRRALRVVSVGPEDDGIYQCMAENEVGSAQAMVQLRTARPGATLNPGRDARPGSAQPPTPPSRESALKLPLDKAGLPKPGTTPLSASAQCTASRELVSPAEAPIILSSPRTSKTDSYDLVWRPRPDSRAPILYYVVKHRKQVTNASDSWAVRDVPASQHRLTLTRLDPGSLYEVEMAAHNCAGEGQTAMVTFRTGRRPKPEIVASKEQQIQRDDPGTSTQSSNQSDNSRLSPPEAPDRPTISMASETSVYVTWIPRGNGGFPIQSFRVEYKKLKKLGDWVLATSDIPPSRLSVEIPGLEKGTSYKFRVRALNILGESEPSAASRPYVVSGYSNRVYERPVAGPYITFTDAINETTIMLKWMYIPASNNNTPIHGFYIYYRPTDSDNDSDYKKDVVEGDRYWHSISHLQPETSYDIKMQCFNEGGESEFSNVMICETKARKSLGLPGRLPPSTVPPQQHPPLSGGHSGLGTGAMVARSSDLPYLIVGVVLGSIVLLIVAFIPFCLWRAWSKQKQTIDMGFPGAGLLVSSCQYTMVPLRAISASRANGHPYVNGQPYTNGAHLNGICPSAGVGYASAKPRDYSPDVQQSHEETNALLQARVLQNGSAQRDYQPSRLPSSRPEDSSFLYSLPDDSTHQLLQPQDDCPHLQEHFIGLHHPVMGSKVGGPSLDARRDPLFHQGSPCCLGLVPVEEVERLDCCQSRGDLHPQNPVITSLSLDLPGHLNSSPPPLRPLETHSPTS from the exons ATGGCAATGACACGTGGGAAGAAGAGACCCATGTCCCCCgtcccctgcctcctcctcgcAGCCGCTAGCTGCTTTGCCCAACTGA GTGAATCTCTGCAGGTCACCGTGCAGCCTGCCTCCATTGTCCAAAAATTCGGGGGCCCGGTCAGCCTGGGGTGTGTGGTGGACCCCCCTGGAGTGAACCTCACCTGGAGACTCAACGGGAAGGAGCTGGCTGGGTCGGACGAGGCGCTGGGTATCCACGTCGAGCGAGGGAAACTCGTCGTCGCAGCCCTCAACAACCACACCGTGGGGCGCTACCAGTGCATTGCTCGTGTGCCCGAGGGAGTCATCGCCAGTGTCCCCGCGGTGGTCACGCTAGCTA ATCTCAAGGATTTCAAGTTTGACGGCCAGCACGTGATCGAGGTGGACGAAGGCAACACGGCCGTCATCGCCTGCGACCTGCCCGAGAGCCACCCCAAGGCCCAGGTGCGCTACAGCGTGAAGCACGAGTGGCTGGAGGCCTCCCGAG ACAATTACCTTATCATGCCATCCGGGAACCTGCAGATTGTCAATGCCAGCCAGGAGGATGAGGGGACTTACAAATGTGCTGCCTACAACCCCGTGACGCAGGAGGTGAAAACCTCAGTGTCCAGTGAGAGGCTCCGCGTGAGAC GCTCCACAGCAGAGGCAGCGCGGATAATCTACCCCCCCGAGGCTCAGACCATCATCGTCACCAAAGGCCAAAGCCTCATCCTGGAGTGCGTGGCCAGCGGGATCCCCCCGCCGCGGGTCACCTGGGCCAAGGACGGCTCCAGCGTCTCCGCGTTCAACAAGACGCGGTTCCTGCTCAGCAACCTCCTCATTGACCCCACCAGCGAGGAGGACTCGGGGACCTACAGCTGCACGGCTGACAATGGGGTGGGCGAGGCCAGAGCCGCGTTCATCTTCTACAACGTGCAGGTGTTCG AGCCCCCGGAGGTCACGATGGAGCTGTCCCAGCAGATCATTCCCTGGGGCCAGAGCGCCAAGTTCACCTGCGAGGTGCGGGGGAACCCCCAGCCCTCCGTCGTGTGGCTGCGCAACGCCGTGCCCCTCTCCGCCAGCCACCGGCTCCGGCTCTCCCGCCGGGCGCTGCGGGTGGTCAGCGTGGGGCCCGAGGACGACGGCATCTACCAGTGCATGGCAGAGAACGAGGTCGGCAGCGCGCAAGCCATGGTGCAGCTGAGGACAGCCCGGCCAG GAGCTACCCTCAACCCTGGGCGAGATGCCCGGCCGGGCTCAGCGCAGCCTCCGACGCCGCCTTCCAGGGAGAGTGCCTTAAAGCTGCCCCTGGATAAAGCTGGGCTGCCGAAGCCTGGGACCACCCCGCTGTCAGCATCTGCACAGtgcacagccagcagggagctggtgtCTCCAGCCGAGGCCCCCATCATCCTCAGCTCTCCCCGGACGTCGAAGACAGACAGCTACGACCTGGTGTGGAGACCCCGGCCTGACAGCAGAGCCCCCATCCTCTACTACGTGGTGAAGCATCGCAAG CAGGTCACCAACGCCTCGGACAGCTGGGCAGTGAGGGACGTCCCGGCCTCGCAGCACCGCCTGACGCTCACCAGGCTGGACCCCGGGAGCCTCTACGAGGTGGAGATGGCTGCCCACAACTGTGCCGGCGAGGGACAGACGGCCATGGTGACCTTCCGGACTG GCCGGCGTCCAAAACCAGAGATTGTTGCCAGCAAAGAGCAGCAAATCCAGAGGGATGACCCAGGCACGAGCACCCAGAGCAGTAACCAGTCCGACAACAGCCGCCTGTCCC CTCCAGAGGCACCAGATCGTCCAACCATCTCCATGGCATCGGAGACATCTGTGTACGTGACCTGGATCCCCCGGGGGAACGGCGGGTTTCCCATCCAGTCTTTCCGGGTAGAATACAAGAAACTGAAGAAGCTGGGAGACTGGGTCCTGGCCACCAGTGACATTCCTCCTTCTCGCCTCTCCGTGGAAATCCCTGGCCTGGAGAAAG GCACTTCCTATAAGTTCCGTGTCCGAGCACTGAACATCCTGGGGGAGAGCGAGCCCAGTGCTGCGTCTCGGCCATATGTGGTGTCTGGGTACAGCAACCGAGTCTACGAGCGCCCCGTGGCTGGGCCGTACATCACCTTCACAGATGCCATCAACGAGACCACCATCATGCTGAAGTGGATG TATATCCCCGCCAGCAACAACAACACTCCCATCCACGGCTTTTATATCTACTACCGCCCCACTGACAGTGACAATGACAGCGactacaagaaggatgtggtGGAAG GAGATCGATACTGGCACTCCATCAGCCACCTGCAGCCAGAAACCTCGTACGACATTAAGATGCAGTGCTTCAATGAGGGTGGCGAAAGCGAGTTCAGCAACGTGATGATCTGTGAAACCAAAG CTCGGAAGTCTCTTGGTCTGCCAGGTCGTCTTCCACCCTCAACAGTgcccccccagcagcatcccccgCTCAGCGGCGGGCACAGCGGCCTGGGGACAGGAGCCATGGTGGCCCGTTCCAGTGACTTGCCGTACTTGATTGTGGGCGTCGTGCTGGGCTCCATTGTGCTCCTCATCGTGGCCTTCATCCCCTTTTGCCTTTGGAGAGCCTGGTCCAAGCAGA agcaaaCCATTGACATGGGCTTCCcgggagctgggctgctggtATCATCCTGCCAGTACACCATGGTGCCCCTGAGGGCCATCTCTGCTTCTCGTGCCAACGGACACCCCTACGTTAACGGGCAGCCCTACACCAATGGGGCACATCTGAATGGCATCTGCCCCTCTGCAGGAGTGGGCTATGCAAGCGCCAAGCCCCGAGACTACAGTCCAGACGTGCAGCAG TCACACGAGGAGACCAATGCCTTGCTGCAGGCACGAGTGCTGCAAAACGGGAGTGCCCAGCGAGACTACCAACCCTCCAG ATTGCCCAGTTCCAGACCAGAAGACAGCTCTTTCCTCTACAGCCTCCCAGATGACTCCACTCACCAACTTCTCCAGCCACAAGATGACTGTCCTCACCTTCAAGAGCACTTCATTGGCCTGCATCATCCAGTGATGGGCAGCAAAGTTGGAGGCCCTAGTTTGGACGCTCGACGGGATCCACTGTTCCACCAAG GAAGCCCTTGCTGCCTAGGCCTAGTGCCAGTTGAAGAGGTAGAAAGACTAGACTGCTGCCAGTCCAGAGGAGACCTCCATCCCCAGAATCCAGTCATCACATCCTTGAGTCTGGACCTACCAGGACATCTGAACAGCAGCCCACCACCACTGAGGCCCTTAGAGACTCATTCTCCTACCAGTTAG
- the BOC gene encoding brother of CDO isoform X4: MAMTRGKKRPMSPVPCLLLAAASCFAQLSESLQVTVQPASIVQKFGGPVSLGCVVDPPGVNLTWRLNGKELAGSDEALGIHVERGKLVVAALNNHTVGRYQCIARVPEGVIASVPAVVTLANLKDFKFDGQHVIEVDEGNTAVIACDLPESHPKAQVRYSVKHEWLEASRDNYLIMPSGNLQIVNASQEDEGTYKCAAYNPVTQEVKTSVSSERLRVRRSTAEAARIIYPPEAQTIIVTKGQSLILECVASGIPPPRVTWAKDGSSVSAFNKTRFLLSNLLIDPTSEEDSGTYSCTADNGVGEARAAFIFYNVQVFEPPEVTMELSQQIIPWGQSAKFTCEVRGNPQPSVVWLRNAVPLSASHRLRLSRRALRVVSVGPEDDGIYQCMAENEVGSAQAMVQLRTARPGATLNPGRDARPGSAQPPTPPSRESALKLPLDKAGLPKPGTTPLSASAQCTASRELVSPAEAPIILSSPRTSKTDSYDLVWRPRPDSRAPILYYVVKHRKVTNASDSWAVRDVPASQHRLTLTRLDPGSLYEVEMAAHNCAGEGQTAMVTFRTGRRPKPEIVASKEQQIQRDDPGTSTQSSNQSDNSRLSPPEAPDRPTISMASETSVYVTWIPRGNGGFPIQSFRVEYKKLKKLGDWVLATSDIPPSRLSVEIPGLEKGTSYKFRVRALNILGESEPSAASRPYVVSGYSNRVYERPVAGPYITFTDAINETTIMLKWMYIPASNNNTPIHGFYIYYRPTDSDNDSDYKKDVVEGDRYWHSISHLQPETSYDIKMQCFNEGGESEFSNVMICETKARKSLGLPGRLPPSTVPPQQHPPLSGGHSGLGTGAMVARSSDLPYLIVGVVLGSIVLLIVAFIPFCLWRAWSKQKQTIDMGFPGAGLLVSSCQYTMVPLRAISASRANGHPYVNGQPYTNGAHLNGICPSAGVGYASAKPRDYSPDVQQSHEETNALLQARVLQNGSAQRDYQPSRLPSSRPEDSSFLYSLPDDSTHQLLQPQDDCPHLQEHFIGLHHPVMGSKVGGPSLDARRDPLFHQGSPCCLGLVPVEEVERLDCCQSRGDLHPQNPVITSLSLDLPGHLNSSPPPLRPLETHSPTS, from the exons ATGGCAATGACACGTGGGAAGAAGAGACCCATGTCCCCCgtcccctgcctcctcctcgcAGCCGCTAGCTGCTTTGCCCAACTGA GTGAATCTCTGCAGGTCACCGTGCAGCCTGCCTCCATTGTCCAAAAATTCGGGGGCCCGGTCAGCCTGGGGTGTGTGGTGGACCCCCCTGGAGTGAACCTCACCTGGAGACTCAACGGGAAGGAGCTGGCTGGGTCGGACGAGGCGCTGGGTATCCACGTCGAGCGAGGGAAACTCGTCGTCGCAGCCCTCAACAACCACACCGTGGGGCGCTACCAGTGCATTGCTCGTGTGCCCGAGGGAGTCATCGCCAGTGTCCCCGCGGTGGTCACGCTAGCTA ATCTCAAGGATTTCAAGTTTGACGGCCAGCACGTGATCGAGGTGGACGAAGGCAACACGGCCGTCATCGCCTGCGACCTGCCCGAGAGCCACCCCAAGGCCCAGGTGCGCTACAGCGTGAAGCACGAGTGGCTGGAGGCCTCCCGAG ACAATTACCTTATCATGCCATCCGGGAACCTGCAGATTGTCAATGCCAGCCAGGAGGATGAGGGGACTTACAAATGTGCTGCCTACAACCCCGTGACGCAGGAGGTGAAAACCTCAGTGTCCAGTGAGAGGCTCCGCGTGAGAC GCTCCACAGCAGAGGCAGCGCGGATAATCTACCCCCCCGAGGCTCAGACCATCATCGTCACCAAAGGCCAAAGCCTCATCCTGGAGTGCGTGGCCAGCGGGATCCCCCCGCCGCGGGTCACCTGGGCCAAGGACGGCTCCAGCGTCTCCGCGTTCAACAAGACGCGGTTCCTGCTCAGCAACCTCCTCATTGACCCCACCAGCGAGGAGGACTCGGGGACCTACAGCTGCACGGCTGACAATGGGGTGGGCGAGGCCAGAGCCGCGTTCATCTTCTACAACGTGCAGGTGTTCG AGCCCCCGGAGGTCACGATGGAGCTGTCCCAGCAGATCATTCCCTGGGGCCAGAGCGCCAAGTTCACCTGCGAGGTGCGGGGGAACCCCCAGCCCTCCGTCGTGTGGCTGCGCAACGCCGTGCCCCTCTCCGCCAGCCACCGGCTCCGGCTCTCCCGCCGGGCGCTGCGGGTGGTCAGCGTGGGGCCCGAGGACGACGGCATCTACCAGTGCATGGCAGAGAACGAGGTCGGCAGCGCGCAAGCCATGGTGCAGCTGAGGACAGCCCGGCCAG GAGCTACCCTCAACCCTGGGCGAGATGCCCGGCCGGGCTCAGCGCAGCCTCCGACGCCGCCTTCCAGGGAGAGTGCCTTAAAGCTGCCCCTGGATAAAGCTGGGCTGCCGAAGCCTGGGACCACCCCGCTGTCAGCATCTGCACAGtgcacagccagcagggagctggtgtCTCCAGCCGAGGCCCCCATCATCCTCAGCTCTCCCCGGACGTCGAAGACAGACAGCTACGACCTGGTGTGGAGACCCCGGCCTGACAGCAGAGCCCCCATCCTCTACTACGTGGTGAAGCATCGCAAG GTCACCAACGCCTCGGACAGCTGGGCAGTGAGGGACGTCCCGGCCTCGCAGCACCGCCTGACGCTCACCAGGCTGGACCCCGGGAGCCTCTACGAGGTGGAGATGGCTGCCCACAACTGTGCCGGCGAGGGACAGACGGCCATGGTGACCTTCCGGACTG GCCGGCGTCCAAAACCAGAGATTGTTGCCAGCAAAGAGCAGCAAATCCAGAGGGATGACCCAGGCACGAGCACCCAGAGCAGTAACCAGTCCGACAACAGCCGCCTGTCCC CTCCAGAGGCACCAGATCGTCCAACCATCTCCATGGCATCGGAGACATCTGTGTACGTGACCTGGATCCCCCGGGGGAACGGCGGGTTTCCCATCCAGTCTTTCCGGGTAGAATACAAGAAACTGAAGAAGCTGGGAGACTGGGTCCTGGCCACCAGTGACATTCCTCCTTCTCGCCTCTCCGTGGAAATCCCTGGCCTGGAGAAAG GCACTTCCTATAAGTTCCGTGTCCGAGCACTGAACATCCTGGGGGAGAGCGAGCCCAGTGCTGCGTCTCGGCCATATGTGGTGTCTGGGTACAGCAACCGAGTCTACGAGCGCCCCGTGGCTGGGCCGTACATCACCTTCACAGATGCCATCAACGAGACCACCATCATGCTGAAGTGGATG TATATCCCCGCCAGCAACAACAACACTCCCATCCACGGCTTTTATATCTACTACCGCCCCACTGACAGTGACAATGACAGCGactacaagaaggatgtggtGGAAG GAGATCGATACTGGCACTCCATCAGCCACCTGCAGCCAGAAACCTCGTACGACATTAAGATGCAGTGCTTCAATGAGGGTGGCGAAAGCGAGTTCAGCAACGTGATGATCTGTGAAACCAAAG CTCGGAAGTCTCTTGGTCTGCCAGGTCGTCTTCCACCCTCAACAGTgcccccccagcagcatcccccgCTCAGCGGCGGGCACAGCGGCCTGGGGACAGGAGCCATGGTGGCCCGTTCCAGTGACTTGCCGTACTTGATTGTGGGCGTCGTGCTGGGCTCCATTGTGCTCCTCATCGTGGCCTTCATCCCCTTTTGCCTTTGGAGAGCCTGGTCCAAGCAGA agcaaaCCATTGACATGGGCTTCCcgggagctgggctgctggtATCATCCTGCCAGTACACCATGGTGCCCCTGAGGGCCATCTCTGCTTCTCGTGCCAACGGACACCCCTACGTTAACGGGCAGCCCTACACCAATGGGGCACATCTGAATGGCATCTGCCCCTCTGCAGGAGTGGGCTATGCAAGCGCCAAGCCCCGAGACTACAGTCCAGACGTGCAGCAG TCACACGAGGAGACCAATGCCTTGCTGCAGGCACGAGTGCTGCAAAACGGGAGTGCCCAGCGAGACTACCAACCCTCCAG ATTGCCCAGTTCCAGACCAGAAGACAGCTCTTTCCTCTACAGCCTCCCAGATGACTCCACTCACCAACTTCTCCAGCCACAAGATGACTGTCCTCACCTTCAAGAGCACTTCATTGGCCTGCATCATCCAGTGATGGGCAGCAAAGTTGGAGGCCCTAGTTTGGACGCTCGACGGGATCCACTGTTCCACCAAG GAAGCCCTTGCTGCCTAGGCCTAGTGCCAGTTGAAGAGGTAGAAAGACTAGACTGCTGCCAGTCCAGAGGAGACCTCCATCCCCAGAATCCAGTCATCACATCCTTGAGTCTGGACCTACCAGGACATCTGAACAGCAGCCCACCACCACTGAGGCCCTTAGAGACTCATTCTCCTACCAGTTAG